A genomic region of bacterium contains the following coding sequences:
- a CDS encoding 1-deoxy-D-xylulose-5-phosphate reductoisomerase produces MNQCKVIILGATGSIGRSTLDVIRRNQDKFTVVGISAHTRTDELLSLAREFKLRDLAVSNEQAALKLKAQVGNDFQIHVKHESLLE; encoded by the coding sequence ATGAATCAGTGCAAAGTCATTATTCTTGGTGCGACAGGTTCGATTGGACGTTCAACCTTAGATGTGATTCGACGCAATCAAGATAAATTTACTGTCGTGGGTATTTCTGCCCATACTAGAACTGATGAGCTCTTAAGTTTGGCGCGCGAGTTTAAGCTTCGAGATTTAGCTGTCAGCAACGAGCAAGCAGCTTTGAAGCTCAAAGCTCAAGTGGGGAATGATTTTCAAATTCATGTTAAACACGAGAGTTTGCTTGAGG
- the uppS gene encoding di-trans,poly-cis-decaprenylcistransferase: MPAAPQLPQHIAIIMDGNGRWAEERGLKRFEGHKEGAKNVRRIVEACVKRGVRYLTLYSFSTENWNRSTEEVTSLMELFQLYLDSERSLLKDNRIRLRAVGDLSRLPWAVRTRLERNLAETKENSTLDLILAVSYGAREELLNATRRIIKRVQVGELAEDFSAEDFSAELWTAGIPDPELLIRTSGEMRVSNFLLWQIAYAELVVVPEYWPDFSEAVLDRTLEEYAQRERRFGQTSEQIRSAKLKAEGK; the protein is encoded by the coding sequence ATGCCAGCTGCTCCGCAACTACCCCAACATATTGCCATTATCATGGACGGAAATGGCCGTTGGGCCGAAGAGCGTGGACTTAAGCGCTTTGAGGGCCACAAGGAAGGCGCCAAAAATGTGCGCCGTATTGTCGAAGCCTGCGTTAAGCGCGGAGTGCGCTACCTGACACTCTATAGTTTTTCCACTGAAAATTGGAATCGCTCTACCGAAGAAGTTACTAGTTTGATGGAACTCTTCCAATTATACCTCGACTCAGAACGAAGTTTATTGAAGGACAATCGCATTCGTTTGCGTGCAGTTGGAGACTTGTCACGGCTGCCCTGGGCGGTGCGCACAAGACTCGAGCGTAACTTAGCCGAGACAAAAGAAAATTCTACGCTGGATTTGATTTTAGCTGTTAGTTATGGCGCGCGAGAAGAGCTATTAAATGCCACACGGCGCATCATTAAGCGCGTCCAAGTGGGCGAATTAGCAGAGGACTTTAGTGCGGAAGATTTTTCTGCAGAGCTCTGGACGGCAGGTATTCCCGATCCTGAATTACTAATCCGCACCAGTGGAGAAATGCGCGTTTCAAATTTTTTACTCTGGCAAATTGCTTATGCGGAACTCGTAGTCGTTCCTGAGTACTGGCCTGATTTCAGTGAAGCTGTGCTCGATCGCACGCTTGAAGAGTATGCCCAGCGTGAACGCCGCTTTGGTCAAACTTCAGAACAAATCCGCAGCGCAAAGCTTAAAGCCGAAGGTAAATAA
- a CDS encoding phosphatidate cytidylyltransferase: MAQRVFTATALLLLLAAILYAGRFAMWSAAVVIFALIHQEFCNFSSPVLKREALLYSFPNFLLLYLFSNQLPAFMLAIPLLLLAAVICLMTERLKQDETIAEVLMPALIGFCYIGVLGSIFVATTLTPHATQALIWLFAIVTATDTGAYFVGSRIGGPKLALRISPQKTISGALGGLILGTLLGVICGEYLAPVSTFWLLLLLSFAASAAAIVGDLFESAIKRLFGVKDSGAILPGHGGLLDRIDGLLFAAPLVHFISW, encoded by the coding sequence ATGGCGCAGCGTGTCTTTACGGCGACAGCTTTATTACTACTCTTAGCTGCAATTCTTTATGCTGGGCGTTTTGCGATGTGGTCAGCGGCGGTGGTCATTTTTGCACTGATTCACCAAGAGTTTTGTAACTTTTCTAGCCCAGTGCTGAAGCGCGAAGCTTTACTCTATAGTTTCCCGAATTTTCTGCTACTCTATTTATTTTCCAATCAACTTCCCGCGTTCATGCTAGCGATCCCACTACTTTTACTTGCCGCCGTGATTTGTTTAATGACTGAACGTCTGAAGCAAGATGAAACAATTGCTGAAGTGCTGATGCCGGCCTTGATTGGTTTTTGCTATATTGGCGTATTAGGTTCGATTTTTGTTGCCACAACACTGACTCCGCATGCGACACAAGCTTTAATTTGGCTCTTTGCCATAGTAACTGCAACCGATACGGGAGCGTATTTTGTTGGTTCGCGGATTGGAGGACCGAAGCTCGCTTTGCGCATTAGTCCGCAAAAAACCATTAGTGGAGCTCTGGGGGGCTTGATTCTCGGAACTCTGCTGGGAGTGATTTGCGGTGAGTATTTAGCACCGGTGAGCACGTTTTGGTTACTGCTCTTGCTCAGCTTTGCCGCTAGTGCTGCCGCAATTGTTGGCGATTTATTTGAATCAGCTATTAAGCGTTTGTTTGGCGTGAAGGATTCAGGTGCAATCTTGCCTGGACATGGCGGACTACTAGATCGCATCGATGGACTGCTCTTTGCTGCACCACTAGTGCATTTTATCAGTTGGTAA
- the frr gene encoding ribosome recycling factor, producing MEAIISKHDSQSKQTIEAFKRDLQKVKTGRANPSILEGITVDYYGSRTPLQSLGQISAPEPRLITVQIYDASAGQAVEKAINIAGLGFNAVREGNVIRIVVPPLTEETRRDLVKHLHKMAEEIRVSIRNHRRDANDAIKKLEKDSSLTKDDSKRGQDRVQKLTDMHIAEVDKLLAIKEKEILET from the coding sequence ATGGAAGCAATTATCTCTAAACATGATAGTCAATCTAAGCAAACGATTGAAGCTTTTAAGCGTGACTTGCAAAAAGTTAAAACTGGCCGCGCTAACCCTTCAATCCTTGAAGGCATTACTGTTGATTACTACGGCTCAAGAACGCCATTGCAATCATTGGGCCAGATTTCAGCTCCAGAGCCCCGCCTGATTACAGTGCAGATTTATGATGCCAGTGCCGGACAAGCAGTAGAAAAAGCAATTAACATTGCAGGTTTAGGATTTAACGCCGTGCGTGAAGGTAACGTGATTCGCATCGTCGTTCCACCGCTTACCGAGGAAACACGCCGCGACTTAGTAAAGCATTTGCACAAGATGGCAGAGGAAATCCGCGTTTCGATCCGCAACCACCGACGTGATGCCAATGATGCGATCAAGAAATTAGAAAAAGATTCCAGCCTGACTAAAGACGATTCTAAACGCGGACAAGATCGTGTGCAAAAATTAACTGATATGCATATTGCCGAAGTTGATAAACTACTTGCAATCAAAGAAAAAGAAATTCTTGAGACATAA